A genome region from Dickeya dadantii NCPPB 898 includes the following:
- the rlmD gene encoding 23S rRNA (uracil(1939)-C(5))-methyltransferase RlmD, producing MAQFYSPNRRVTTRQTLTVTANDLDPFGQGVARHQGKTLFIPGVLPGEQAEVQLTEEKRQFAHARLRRLLTTSDERVTPRCPHFSVCGGCQQQHASQPLQHRSKAAALTHLMTRETGAVPPEPEVIAGSAYAYRRRARLALYYQAKTRRLQMGYRQAGSHDLVDIGACPILRPELEALLAPLRDCLGQLQAVRRLGHVELVLAEQGPLVILRHLDPLRDADRQALTAFAARHGTALFATPEAGALECLHGDMPSYRIAGLSLAFSPRDFIQVNDDINQRMVERALTWLDPQPQDRVLDLFCGMGNFTLPLAARAGSVVGVEGVAALVEKGRENAQRNGLTQVTFYHHDLEEDVTRQPWASMGFDKILLDPARAGAPGVMPQIVKLAPRRVVYISCNPTTLARDSKVLMAAGYRLARLAMLDMFPHTGHLESMALFLLGSDGSVK from the coding sequence ATGGCGCAATTCTACTCTCCAAACCGGCGCGTGACGACCCGGCAAACCCTTACCGTGACGGCGAATGATCTGGATCCATTCGGACAGGGAGTAGCCCGCCATCAGGGAAAAACGCTGTTCATCCCCGGTGTGCTGCCGGGTGAGCAGGCCGAGGTGCAGTTGACGGAGGAGAAACGCCAGTTTGCCCATGCCCGGCTGCGGCGGTTGTTGACCACCAGCGACGAGCGCGTGACGCCGCGCTGCCCGCATTTTTCCGTTTGCGGCGGTTGTCAGCAGCAGCATGCCAGCCAGCCGCTGCAGCATCGCAGCAAGGCGGCCGCGCTGACACACCTGATGACGCGGGAAACCGGCGCCGTTCCGCCGGAGCCGGAAGTGATCGCCGGATCGGCCTACGCCTACCGCCGTCGCGCGCGCCTTGCATTATACTATCAGGCGAAAACGCGCCGGTTGCAGATGGGCTACCGGCAGGCGGGATCGCACGATTTGGTGGATATCGGCGCCTGCCCGATTTTGCGCCCGGAGCTGGAGGCGCTGCTGGCGCCGTTGCGCGACTGCCTCGGGCAGTTGCAGGCCGTCCGGCGGCTCGGGCACGTGGAGCTGGTGCTGGCCGAGCAAGGGCCGCTGGTGATTTTGCGTCATCTGGATCCGTTGCGCGACGCCGACCGGCAGGCGCTGACGGCGTTTGCCGCCCGGCACGGCACGGCGCTGTTTGCGACGCCGGAAGCCGGCGCGCTGGAATGCCTGCACGGCGACATGCCGTCTTATCGCATCGCCGGGTTGTCGCTGGCGTTCAGCCCGCGGGATTTTATTCAGGTCAATGACGACATCAACCAGCGTATGGTGGAACGGGCGCTGACGTGGCTGGACCCGCAGCCGCAGGACCGGGTGCTCGATCTGTTTTGCGGCATGGGCAATTTTACCCTGCCGCTAGCTGCGCGCGCCGGCAGCGTGGTCGGGGTCGAAGGCGTGGCGGCGCTGGTGGAAAAAGGGCGGGAGAACGCCCAACGTAACGGGCTGACGCAGGTCACATTTTATCATCATGACCTGGAAGAGGACGTCACCCGGCAACCGTGGGCGTCGATGGGATTTGATAAGATACTGCTCGATCCGGCCCGTGCCGGCGCGCCGGGAGTGATGCCGCAGATTGTGAAACTGGCTCCCCGGCGGGTGGTGTATATATCCTGTAACCCCACCACGCTGGCGCGGGACAGCAAGGTGCTGATGGCTGCCGGTTATCGTCTGGCCCGGCTGGCCATGCTGGATATGTTTCCACATACCGGACATCTTGAGTCGATGGCACTGTTTTTGCTTGGTTCCGATGGCTCGGTAAAGTAG
- the mazG gene encoding nucleoside triphosphate pyrophosphohydrolase yields MNSSAIERLLHIMQRLRDPENGCPWDREQTFDTIAPYTLEETYEVLDAISRKDFDDLRSELGDLLFQVVFYARMAQEQGLFDFSDVCDAISDKLERRHPHIFGDATLSDSDAVLANWEQTKAQERAEKDRHSQLDDIPQALPALMQAHKIQQRCAAVGFDWATLGPVVDKLYEEIDEVMVEAQQAVIDPEKLGEEIGDMLFAAVNLSRHLGHKAEIALQQANRKFTRRFQQVEQLIGDSGKALADATLDEMEAAWQQVKASEKKD; encoded by the coding sequence ATGAATTCATCCGCCATTGAGCGCTTACTCCACATCATGCAGCGGCTGCGTGACCCGGAAAACGGTTGCCCGTGGGATCGCGAGCAGACGTTTGACACTATCGCTCCTTACACGCTGGAAGAAACCTACGAGGTGCTCGACGCCATCAGCCGCAAGGATTTCGACGACCTGCGCAGCGAGCTGGGCGACCTGCTGTTTCAGGTGGTGTTTTACGCCCGTATGGCGCAGGAGCAAGGGCTGTTTGATTTCTCGGACGTGTGTGACGCCATCAGCGATAAGCTGGAACGTCGCCATCCGCATATCTTCGGCGACGCCACGCTGTCGGACAGCGACGCGGTGCTGGCTAACTGGGAGCAGACCAAGGCGCAGGAGCGGGCGGAAAAAGACCGTCATTCGCAGCTGGACGATATTCCACAGGCGCTGCCCGCACTGATGCAGGCGCATAAAATCCAACAGCGCTGCGCCGCCGTCGGTTTCGACTGGGCCACGCTGGGGCCGGTGGTAGACAAGCTGTACGAAGAGATCGACGAGGTGATGGTCGAAGCGCAACAGGCGGTGATCGACCCGGAAAAACTGGGCGAGGAGATCGGCGATATGTTGTTCGCGGCGGTTAATCTGTCCCGCCATCTCGGGCACAAGGCGGAAATCGCGCTGCAACAGGCCAATCGCAAGTTCACCCGCCGTTTCCAGCAGGTGGAGCAACTGATTGGCGACAGCGGTAAAGCCCTTGCCGACGCCACGCTTGATGAGATGGAAGCCGCCTGGCAACAGGTAAAAGCATCAGAAAAAAAGGATTGA
- the relA gene encoding GTP diphosphokinase — translation MVAVRSAHLNTEGKFVPDAWIASLGIASKTSCERLAETWRYCEEKTEGHPDAMLLLWRGIEMVEILSTLSMDNDSMRAAMLFPLADANVVDEDTLRETFGKNIVNLVHGVRDMDAIRQLKATQHDSMASEQVDNIRRMLLAMVEDFRCVVIKLAERIAHLREVKDAPEEERVLAAKECTNIYAPLANRLGIGQLKWELEDFCFRYLHPDEYKRIAKLLHERRIDREQYIDDFVKNLRASMAQEELKAEVYGRPKHIYSIWRKMQKKSLSFDELFDVRAVRIVVERLQDCYAALGIVHTHYRHLPDEFDDYVANPKPNGYQSIHTVVLGPGGKTLEIQIRTRQMHEDAELGVAAHWKYKEGAATSGRSGYEERIAWLRKLLAWQEEMADSDEMLDEVRSQVFDDRVYVFTPKGDVVDLPTGSTPLDFAYHIHSDIGHRCIGAKVGGRIVPFTYQLQMGDQIEVITQKQPNPSRDWLNPNLGYITTSRGRSKIHNWFRKQDRDKNILAGKQILDDELAHLGVSLKMAEKLLLPRYNINSMDELLAGIGGGDIRLNQLVNFLQSKVNQPSAEEQDREALRQLTQKSQQPAQRASAKDNGRVVVEGVGNLMHHIARCCQPIPGDDIIGFITRGRGISIHRADCEQLDDLRSHAPERIVEAVWGESYSSGYSLVVRVTANDRSGLLRDITTILANEKVNVLGVSSRSDVKQQLATIDMDIEIYNLQVLGRVLAKLNQLPDVIDARRLQGN, via the coding sequence ATGGTTGCGGTAAGAAGTGCGCATTTGAATACGGAAGGCAAGTTCGTGCCGGACGCGTGGATTGCCTCCCTGGGTATCGCCAGTAAAACGTCGTGCGAGCGTCTCGCCGAAACCTGGCGCTACTGCGAAGAAAAGACAGAAGGTCACCCTGATGCGATGCTGCTGCTGTGGCGCGGTATCGAGATGGTGGAAATCCTCTCCACGCTAAGCATGGATAACGACAGCATGCGCGCGGCGATGCTGTTCCCGTTGGCGGACGCCAACGTGGTGGACGAAGATACGCTGCGGGAAACCTTCGGCAAGAATATCGTCAATCTGGTGCATGGCGTGCGCGATATGGATGCGATTCGCCAGCTTAAAGCCACCCAGCACGATTCGATGGCCTCCGAGCAGGTGGATAATATTCGCCGTATGCTGCTGGCGATGGTGGAAGACTTCCGCTGCGTGGTGATCAAGCTGGCGGAGCGTATCGCCCACCTGCGCGAAGTGAAGGATGCGCCGGAAGAAGAGCGCGTGCTGGCGGCCAAAGAGTGTACCAATATCTATGCGCCGCTGGCTAACCGGCTGGGTATCGGCCAGCTCAAATGGGAACTGGAAGATTTCTGCTTCCGCTATCTGCACCCGGATGAGTACAAACGCATCGCCAAACTGTTGCACGAACGTCGTATCGACCGCGAGCAGTACATCGACGATTTCGTCAAAAACCTGCGCGCCTCTATGGCGCAAGAGGAACTGAAGGCCGAGGTGTATGGCCGCCCCAAACACATCTACAGCATCTGGCGCAAGATGCAGAAGAAATCGCTGTCGTTCGACGAACTGTTCGACGTGCGGGCGGTGCGTATCGTGGTGGAGCGGTTGCAGGATTGCTACGCCGCGCTGGGTATCGTGCATACCCACTATCGTCACCTGCCGGACGAGTTCGACGACTATGTCGCCAACCCCAAGCCCAATGGTTATCAGTCGATCCACACCGTGGTGCTGGGGCCGGGCGGCAAGACGCTGGAAATCCAGATTCGTACCCGGCAAATGCACGAGGATGCTGAACTGGGCGTCGCCGCGCACTGGAAATACAAGGAAGGCGCCGCCACCAGCGGACGTTCCGGTTACGAAGAGCGTATCGCCTGGCTGCGTAAGTTGCTGGCCTGGCAGGAAGAGATGGCCGACTCGGACGAAATGCTCGACGAAGTGCGCAGCCAGGTGTTCGACGACCGCGTCTACGTGTTTACCCCCAAAGGCGATGTGGTGGATTTGCCGACCGGTTCCACGCCGCTGGATTTTGCTTACCACATCCACAGCGACATCGGCCACCGTTGTATCGGCGCCAAGGTGGGCGGGCGTATCGTGCCGTTCACCTACCAGTTGCAGATGGGCGACCAGATAGAGGTCATCACCCAGAAGCAGCCGAACCCAAGCCGCGACTGGCTGAACCCCAATCTGGGGTACATCACCACCAGCCGCGGGCGTTCCAAAATTCACAACTGGTTCCGCAAGCAGGATCGCGACAAGAATATCCTGGCGGGTAAACAGATTCTGGATGATGAACTGGCGCATCTCGGCGTGAGCCTGAAGATGGCGGAAAAACTGCTGTTGCCGCGTTACAACATCAATTCGATGGATGAATTGCTGGCCGGCATCGGCGGCGGCGATATCCGTCTTAATCAGTTGGTTAACTTCCTGCAGTCGAAAGTGAACCAGCCGAGCGCGGAAGAGCAGGATCGCGAAGCGCTGCGCCAGCTGACGCAGAAATCCCAGCAACCGGCCCAGCGCGCCAGCGCTAAAGACAACGGCCGGGTGGTGGTGGAAGGCGTCGGCAACCTGATGCACCACATCGCGCGCTGCTGCCAGCCGATTCCGGGCGACGATATCATCGGCTTCATCACCCGCGGGCGCGGCATCTCCATTCACCGTGCGGACTGCGAACAGCTCGACGACCTGCGCAGTCACGCGCCGGAGCGCATCGTTGAAGCGGTATGGGGCGAAAGCTACTCCAGCGGCTATTCGCTGGTGGTTCGGGTGACCGCCAACGACCGCAGCGGCCTGTTGCGCGACATCACCACCATTCTGGCTAACGAAAAGGTCAATGTGTTGGGGGTTTCAAGCCGCAGCGACGTGAAACAGCAGCTCGCCACCATCGACATGGACATCGAGATCTACAACCTGCAGGTGCTGGGCCGGGTGCTGGCCAAGCTCAATCAACTGCCGGATGTGATTGACGCCCGGCGGTTGCAGGGCAATTGA
- the barA gene encoding two-component sensor histidine kinase BarA produces MTKYSLRARMMILILAPTMLIGLLLSSFFVIHRYNQLQEQLADAGASIIQPLAVNSAYALTQRQPESLRQLVNMLHRHHSGIVRTISVFDARNQLIVTSNPNNPHGQLLQVPSGNPLPTTLRLQNEEECLVLQMPIENEGEVSAGTIISRQAPMGYVAVELDLNTIRLQQYREMFMAAMLLLFCMGVAMLLAYRLMRDVTIPIRNMVETVDRIRRGQLDSRVEGHMLGELDMLKNGINSMAMSLTAYHEEMQQNIDQATYDLRETLEQMEIQNVELDLAKKRAQEAARIKSEFLANMSHELRTPLNGVIGFTRQTLKTQLTSTQKDYLQTIERSANNLLNIINDVLDFSKLEAGKLVLENIPFSLHNTLDEVIMLLAHTAHEKGLELTLNIQHDVPEQFVGDPLRLQQIITNLLGNAIKFTEQGNIDIRIEKRRQESVQVLLEIQIKDTGIGIAEAQQTQLFQAFRQADTSISRQHGGTGLGLVITQRLVREMGGDISFHSKPNQGTTFWCTVNLQLNPHVLEPDYHFDRLQGKHLAYVEANPAAAQATLDILVHTPLTVSYSPTLEQLPERTFDILLIGVPIHYRNTLLDFTPLIRDFCRLASCVILALPSMAEMEAEQLKSFGIHASLSKPITAPRLLAMLQDNSLFSQDSNELALPPPTMSFSRLPLSVMAVDDNPANLKLIGALLEEQVENIILCESGADAIARAQGTHLDIILMDIQMPGMDGLQASEHIRQLSQHTHTPIVAVTAHTMSGEREVLLQSGMDDYLSKPIDEQMLRQTLLRHACKTLSEPPALPPPAVTAQSPLSLDWDLALRQAASKPDLARDLLVMLLDFLPDVRQQVDAVLVGTPPDNLVDIIHKLHGSCSYSGVPRLKQICHCLEQALRKGMSVDELEPEWLELMDEMANVEKAARKRLEASA; encoded by the coding sequence ATGACCAAATACAGTCTGCGCGCACGTATGATGATACTGATTCTGGCCCCGACCATGCTTATCGGGCTGCTGCTCAGTAGTTTTTTCGTCATCCACCGCTATAACCAGTTGCAGGAACAGTTGGCCGACGCCGGCGCCAGTATCATTCAACCGCTGGCGGTCAACAGCGCCTATGCCTTGACCCAACGTCAGCCGGAATCGCTGCGGCAACTGGTCAATATGCTGCATCGTCATCACTCCGGCATTGTGCGCACCATCAGCGTATTCGACGCCCGCAACCAGCTGATTGTCACCAGCAACCCCAACAATCCACACGGCCAGTTGTTACAGGTGCCGTCCGGCAACCCGTTGCCGACCACTCTGCGGCTGCAAAACGAAGAAGAGTGCCTGGTGTTGCAGATGCCTATCGAAAACGAGGGCGAAGTCTCCGCGGGTACGATTATCAGCCGGCAGGCGCCGATGGGTTATGTGGCGGTCGAGTTGGATTTGAACACCATCCGGTTGCAGCAATACCGGGAGATGTTCATGGCCGCGATGCTGTTGCTGTTCTGCATGGGCGTGGCGATGCTGCTGGCTTATCGATTGATGCGCGATGTGACCATTCCCATCCGCAACATGGTGGAAACGGTGGATCGTATCCGTCGCGGCCAGTTGGACAGCCGGGTGGAAGGCCACATGCTGGGCGAGCTGGACATGCTGAAAAACGGCATCAACTCGATGGCGATGTCGCTCACCGCCTATCACGAGGAGATGCAGCAAAATATCGATCAGGCCACCTATGACCTGCGCGAAACGCTGGAACAGATGGAGATCCAGAACGTTGAGCTGGATCTGGCCAAAAAGCGGGCTCAGGAAGCGGCGCGCATCAAATCCGAGTTCCTGGCCAACATGTCCCACGAACTGCGCACGCCGCTTAACGGCGTTATCGGTTTTACCCGCCAGACGCTGAAAACCCAACTGACGTCGACCCAGAAGGATTACCTGCAAACCATCGAGCGCTCCGCCAACAATCTGCTCAATATCATCAATGACGTGCTGGACTTCTCCAAGCTGGAAGCCGGAAAACTGGTGCTGGAGAACATCCCGTTCTCGCTGCACAACACGCTGGATGAAGTGATTATGCTGCTGGCGCATACCGCTCATGAGAAAGGGCTGGAACTGACGCTGAACATCCAGCATGACGTGCCGGAACAGTTCGTCGGCGATCCGCTGCGTTTGCAGCAAATCATCACCAATCTGCTGGGCAACGCCATCAAGTTTACCGAACAGGGCAACATTGATATCCGCATCGAAAAGCGCAGGCAGGAGAGTGTGCAGGTGCTGCTGGAAATCCAGATCAAGGATACCGGCATCGGTATTGCCGAAGCGCAGCAGACCCAGCTGTTTCAGGCGTTCCGTCAGGCAGACACCAGTATTTCACGCCAGCACGGCGGCACCGGCCTGGGGCTAGTGATTACCCAACGACTGGTACGGGAAATGGGCGGCGATATCAGTTTCCACAGCAAACCGAATCAGGGCACCACCTTCTGGTGTACCGTCAACCTACAGTTGAACCCGCACGTGCTGGAACCCGATTATCACTTTGATCGTTTACAGGGCAAACATCTGGCCTACGTGGAAGCCAACCCGGCGGCGGCTCAGGCAACGCTGGATATTCTGGTGCATACGCCGCTGACCGTCAGCTACAGCCCGACGCTGGAACAGTTGCCGGAACGCACCTTCGACATCCTGCTGATCGGCGTACCGATCCACTACCGCAATACGCTGCTGGATTTCACACCGCTGATTCGTGACTTCTGCCGTCTGGCATCCTGCGTGATTCTGGCGCTGCCGAGCATGGCGGAAATGGAAGCGGAACAGCTGAAATCGTTCGGCATCCACGCCAGCCTGAGCAAGCCGATTACGGCGCCGCGGCTGTTGGCGATGCTGCAGGATAACAGCCTGTTTAGTCAGGACAGCAACGAACTCGCGCTACCGCCGCCCACCATGTCGTTCAGCCGTTTGCCGCTCAGCGTCATGGCGGTGGACGACAACCCGGCCAACCTGAAGCTGATCGGCGCGCTGCTGGAAGAACAGGTGGAGAACATCATTCTGTGCGAAAGCGGCGCCGACGCCATCGCCCGCGCGCAGGGCACCCATCTGGATATCATTCTGATGGACATACAGATGCCCGGCATGGACGGCCTGCAGGCCAGCGAGCATATCCGCCAACTGTCGCAGCATACGCATACGCCGATCGTGGCGGTAACCGCGCACACCATGAGCGGCGAGCGCGAAGTGCTGCTGCAATCGGGTATGGATGATTATCTGTCCAAACCCATCGACGAACAGATGCTGCGCCAGACGCTGCTGCGCCATGCCTGTAAAACACTAAGCGAACCGCCCGCGCTGCCGCCGCCGGCGGTCACGGCACAGTCGCCGCTGTCGCTGGACTGGGACCTGGCGTTGCGACAGGCTGCCAGCAAACCGGATCTGGCGCGCGACCTGCTGGTCATGTTGCTGGATTTTCTGCCGGATGTGCGTCAGCAGGTGGACGCGGTGCTGGTGGGGACCCCACCGGACAATCTAGTCGACATCATCCACAAACTGCACGGTAGTTGCAGCTATAGCGGCGTACCGCGGCTCAAGCAGATCTGCCACTGCCTCGAACAGGCGCTGCGCAAAGGCATGTCGGTTGATGAACTGGAACCCGAATGGCTGGAGTTGATGGACGAAATGGCGAATGTGGAAAAAGCGGCGCGCAAACGGCTGGAAGCCTCAGCCTGA